The following nucleotide sequence is from Scyliorhinus torazame isolate Kashiwa2021f chromosome 4, sScyTor2.1, whole genome shotgun sequence.
gtggtgtctttacgtttgtaattgataaaaattcttgctgtgtgtttatatatatatgttaactaagttcttagaataaagcttgttttgattaaagtgtctaggaagataGATGAATCatgcctgaagggaaggctcttgtgctcacccgagataaattcaacataaaagttgcaggtcggtggacttcataatacactttggagtatctaagccctggcccataacaagtgtcaGCTATGGTTCAGTGTCCGTACAGTCAACTCTGAGTCAGACTGTTGTGCATTCAAATCCCACTCCACAGATGAGCATGGAATTTAGGCTGACACTCCGGAGTGCaatgttgagggtgtgctgcacagttggaggCACTGTCTTTGAAATGAAAATTTAAATGAAGTTCGTGCCTGTTGGCTCAGGTAAACGTGAACAATCTCACAGCACTAGTTGAAGAAAAGCAAGGGATTGCTCCCCattatcctggccaacatttattttgCAAGCAACTCGAGTAAAACAGTTTATCTcgtcattaccacattgctgtttctgggatatTGCAATGTGTAAACTGAATGCCAAAATTTCCCTACAACACTGATAATACTTTAAAAGTAttccattggctgcaaagtgctttgggatgtcctgagatcatGAATGGTCCTATATGAATACAAATCTTTTTGTTTATTTCCTTAACGTCTGCTTTTTGTTGAGGAGTATGATATCTGGATCTGATTTATCCTTACTAAGCAAGTGATAAACAGTACTAAATAGCTAGCATAGACAAATGTGAACTCAGTTTGGAGCATTAGGTTTATATATACATGCAGGCACAAAACAATTGTATGAATGGTCTTGTGAAAAGTAGCAAGGAAATAATTAGGACCACACAGAAATGAAATGAATTATACGGAAAACAAAACGACTTGATTACATTCAGTGGAAGAAAGGTTACCAAAGCACTGCCTTCACTCTTAATCAAATGACATATTGTTTCTAGCTGCACACAGAGTGATTAGTACTCCTGGACCATTTGATTGGTACTCCTGGATCATAGCAAAGACAGACAAATAATTTTGCATCATTTAAAAAAGTGGTGCTTCAAGCATAATCAATAAAGTAAAATACCTGAATTACTACAGATAAATTAAAAACTGTCCAGTACAATACTCACTAATATTAATGGCCTTTGCTCTCCTTATCCAAATGCAAAACCAAATTTATAGCTTACAAGAAAGTACATTCATCTTTAAATTCATTACTGGCATTTAAGCTAATGTACAGAGCCACAGGATATTTAAGCGAAGTTAATCAAACCAGAATCGAGCACGGACTAATTCTTAGTACCAAATTAATTCCCTGAGTATACATATATTTTACATCCTGCTTGGACCATGTTAGCAATGAAATTACTCATTCTAGCTGTCCTATGCAAAACTAACattataaacaaaaataaagttattTTTATGAGTTACAATGGAGAAAAGTTGAAATTAAATGTTTTGCTAACTATCAACTTTTGTTAAACATCAATTCTCAATTACACAACAGTGAATCAAATGAGCTTTGCCATTATAAAGAAACTCCATAAACTGAGCATTTCTTGGTTCTTCGAGTAGGAAACCACAAAAATAATAAGTAATTAACATATAGTGCTCATTTTCATCTGTCGTTAGCCTGAGAGGACAATTGTGCTTAATTCATATTGTTAATAAAAGTCAGTTCCATTTAGTGGTCAGAACACAAAACACAGAATTGCACATTCTCACTAAAGTTAGCAGCATCAAACCAATGGACAGCAATTCACAAGCTTTGAAGCAGAGCCTGACCAATGTTTACAAAGTATCCAAAAAGTATACAAATTGCACAGGCAATATTTTCGAATTTACATTGTAAAAACATGAATTCACAATTTTAAACAATTGTTTGCAGCTACAGAGAATGCAACTACATCTGTATTTAAGATGTGCATCAGGCGTTTTTAAGCAGAAGGAAACCTTGGGGAAATATTCCACACAAAACAAATCGGTAAGTCCTGTAATGGCAGTGTCGAAGAAGATATTTCTAAAAATACAGGGTTTTGTAGCTTAAACCACGGATCGGTGCTCCCCACAAACGTAAATGGAGCTTGGACGAATTCGCCTTCTGGTACGTCCAGGTAGCTGTGGCAAGAACTTAAAGGTTTTTGGCATCAGCTCTAAGCAAGCATCCCGGAATTTTTTAATCCTCCAATAGTAAATTAATGGGTTGAGTGCAGATTTGAGGTAGCTTAACCAAAGGAGCCACGTGCTTATCTCAAAAAAGTTATCTTTATGATAAAAACTACTGTTGAAAGTAGAAACAAGGCTGTATGTGGTGAATGGCGCTGAACAGACGATGAAGACAATGAACAAGATCAGGATGGTAGTGAAGGCACGTGTTTTGAAGCTCATGTCAATGCTTAGCTGGCACGGTCTCTGCAGACTCATCAGTCCAAGTTTACTTGCTTGGCCCAAACAAATGCTATCTGAGCTGCTATGGATCCGAATGGCATTATGCCGGACAGTGTTGAGGATACCCATAAAAGAGTATAGCATCAGCATGAATGGGATGAAGAAGAACACAATTATTATTAACAGAACGTAAGCCCGGTAACCAGGGTCTGTGGAATAGCCAAATACACACTGCGGAGCACGAGATGGCACAGGCAGATGTGGACTACCAAGCGCAAGGGGAAAGGCCATACAAAATGACATGCCCCACGAGATGGCAATAAGCAGCTTAGCACGGTAAGGATTCAATTTATCTTGCCGTTGAACTATAATGAGAAATCGATCAATGCTAATTATAAGCAAGATAACTACTCCTTCTATCACAAAAAGCCAAAAAAACATGGCAGACACTCTGCAGAAGATACCACCAAAGATCCAGTGGGTGGTATTAACAGTGATTAGGGCAAAAGGCATATTCATTACAGCAAGCATCATGTCTGCAAAGGCTAAACTTGCCAGGAGGATATTAATAGCTGACCGCATAGCTGCTTTCTGATAAACCATGAGACAGACAATAAAGTTTCCCAGGAAAGAAATTAAAGCTATTACCACCATAACTGCAGAAAGAAGGACCTGCATAGGAAGGCCTAAACTCCCATAGTCTGACCGAGAGGGCATTGCTGTGCTATTTTCCATGGAGTTCCCTTCTGCAGTTTTATAAGTGGCAGATCCTTCATTAACAGATAGTTCCATTTCATTGTGAATTACAGGATGTGCTGTAGAGTTGAAATAGGCATGTTCATAAGTGACAATTGTGCTATTTGAGGTCCCTGCATCTGCAGTCAAAAGTGGAGAATAAACCATGGTTATGCTAGGACCACTGGCCAAAATGCAAAGGAATCATCCTGCATCATCGAAGTACGATTTGTGGCAGTTACATATTGGCTGAAATAGCAGTTTCGTCTCGAAGCTGTGCAGTTATCTCTTGAAGCTGTGCAGTTACCAACTACTGCTGATGGTATTATTGGATTCCAGTTTCACAATCTGGAAAAAAAGAGAAAAATAGAATCAGTGCCCTGGCCGTCTGGAAGAGAAGTTCTATTTTCATACTTTGTTACATCACTTTTGGAAAATTCACATTTGCAATTAAGTTTAAATCCAAAGCATTTATCAGCATAAGGCGTCATTGCAACCTCACAAAATTCTGAATTATTGCCATTCCGAGCCTAGATAGGAAAGATAATGCTGGAGAAACACTTATTATTCCCTTTCCATAAATGGTGATGATAGTCAGAACTAATCAAAGGCCAAAATCTGTCTCAGTCAGTTATACTGGAAGTACTGATCAAGGAAAAAAGAATACGCACACAGCTGACAAAGGGAATTGAAATGTTGCAAACACAATTAGATAACTATTCTTTTTTTAAAGATTTTTCTGGGAAATAGGAAGGTGGGGCAGAAAATCATAGGTCATGTTCTAGTGAGAATGCCTATTCCATAAGGGCGAATCAGAAATTCTATTCATGGATTTCTCAAGTTTAATTTGCAGACACTTATTTATGATGATGGCTTTCTATACATATGCGTTAACATTCAGCCATCCAGCCAAATGTTTAAAAAGCTAGCCAGGACCAAAGGataaggataaaagcaaattactgtggatgctggaatctgaaacgaaagagaaaatgctgggaaatctcagcaggtctagcagcatctgtagggagagaaaggagctaatttCGAAtccgattactctttgtcaaagctaaccaagctttgaaaaagagtcatcagactcgaaacgttagctcttttctctccccactgatgctgccagacctgctgagattttccagcattttctctttcgttccaaAGGATAAGGACACCCGCCTGTCTATGGAGCACCATTCTAACCTCTTATTGCAAGTCATGTAATCACTGAAGCCATATCAACTTCAAAGGACCCCACTTGACTGCTCTCCTTAATTGAATAGTAAACAACTGAAAACACAGGTTTGAGGCCCTCACTAGCAAGTAccagtgatccctgaccacagcttGAACTCACACCATCAAATGATGACTCAATCATTGGAATTCCAGAGTAACCACTGTAACAAATCGACAAACATAAATTAACATGCAACATTAGCATTCTAATGCACTATTCTGTGTTAATTTAATGGATTTATAGTAAATCAAATTTAAGCAGCTCCATGCAGCTTCTGGATTTTCTTGAATTATTTATGAACTGTGGTTTCAAAACTGGTGTTGCAATCGGCTATCCAATGATCTTTTAAAGAAGCTGGGGTAATACAAGCCTACTAAAAAAACTAAGCCCTTCATCGAACTGACTCTAAACATTGTTTATAAAACACACCTTTATTTTCATCATATAAGTTGGTTTTGTATTTGAGATCCATAAATCTCCTAGACTAAAGCTGTACAAAATGTTattgaagaattacaggaaacaacaACCTATATTTATACGGCAGATTTATTGTAGTAAAACATCACAAGATACTTTATAAGGGCATTATCAAATACCATCAAACATGTCTATCAAATGTCACCAGAAGCAGCAGaacatgaagaaacagctcagaaaaaagatcaactttgagcggcttcaagagccaagcatgctagtCAACTTCCGATAATGTCTTCTTCAAAGTCTCCAAggtgtccattctaatggagtggaggaaaactggaaagagctgaagacagccatcatctcaagcggTGAAGAAACCATCAGCTGCAAGACCAAGAAACACCAAGACTAGTTCAGACCACCTCATTGATAAGAAGAGGAAAGTTATCTGCTGGCAAAATGACATAACCAACAAGGCAAAGTGGAGAGCTCATCAAATAACCAAGgcgaggtacaaagaagaactaaggaaatcaagaaccaatggtggactgagaaagcgaaGGAGCTGCAACTCATTGACAAGCATGACACCCGCGGCTTCTTCATCGCCACCAGGGAATATGTGGACCCAATACCCTCGGCCTCAAACTAGTGCAGAGTAACGGCAGATCCCTCAAGAGACAGGAAACATCGGCCTTCGATGGAGATAACACTTCAAAGAACTCATAGAGTGCGTGTTTCAGGAAatcctccagctccccatcaacgatGATATTGGACTCTCACCAACCGTGGATGAAATCGAAACCGCCATTAAACACAAAGAATGGAAAAGCCGTGGGAGTGGAAGGATCTCAGCGGAAATTTTCAAACTTGGAGCAGAGATCACCCGTCCACCTCCAACAGCTGTTCTTGAAAATCTGGGAGGGAAATTCCTGCCAACCTCAGGGATGTATTCTTCCCCACCATCTTTAAGAAAGGTGACAAAGCGGGCTGGGGGTATGACAGAGGAACCGTCGTACTCTctctagtgatattcagatatcaatatacacgatcaatgtatgtaaatatagtacagtcatttcaacactagatggctcacagtcagacacGATAAGAACTGATTtcctgccttttctaagtcagattacatcagaacagtgaacaagcaaggcaTAGCTAGAGTGAgaaaagttagaactagtttgttacaatagtgtatagttatatagttatctgtattgtactttaattctttattgttagtttagtattaagtaaaatgactcacagtttattattttattacaacaagaagactattggtcattttatcatcctggtggattcaagagtaatatatatattttagataagtcattatttaaaatataacactctccatcgccaagatcatcggcCAAATTCTTGCGAGCCACCTTGTCCCAGTCTCTGGAGAAATCCTCCCAGAAAGCTAGTGTGGATTCTGACCATACCATGGAACAGTGGAAAttattttcactgctcggcaacttaAAGTGAAATGCCAAGAACaacatcaacctctgtacatgacACAGTCCACAGAtaacagccgccacgccgggttcacgaaaactgagagcacacatgtccctcgccatcgggaatccggcccattgggggtggatAGACGTTTTTATGCTGGGAAGAGGGTGCTATTCCCTAGCACAAAAAAATGTCTATCTGTGAGTAGGCCTTGAGGAGAATTCTTTTTCCATGGTTCTaacccctcatctgctccataaaggcattCAATTCCCATGCCATGCTTGGCACGTTACCTATCCTGAGGTTGGATTTATCCAATGTCGGATCCTGTACATAGTTAAAGTCGCTTCTCATGGTTAATCGTGGGTGTCCAAGTCCGGGATTTCAGCCATCGTTTTCTTGATGAACTCTGcgttgtcccagtttggggcatatatgttTATCAAAACTACCCGGGACCCTGGATTTTGCACTGCCCCCCTGAGTCCGTCATTGTGCTCGCCGCCGTAAATTAGACTGTCCTGTTAATTAATATGGCCACCCACCTTGTCCTAGTGTCGAAACAGGAGTGAAACGTTTCTCCCACCCTTCCTTACCTTTCTCAGGTATGTTAGCTGTAGGAAGGCTCTGTCCACCCTCAGACTGTTGAGAAgggcgaggactctggatctcttcaccggcccgttgaggcccctcacgttccatttaACTATCCagattgggggagggtgggagaaacccccccctcctgtgggattaaccatactcacCGTGTGGGCCCGGCCCGATTGGGCCTGCCCTCACTCTCGCGCAGTTTAAACTGGCAAACAACTGCTTCCTCTTTTTGCCATCTCCACGTGGTGTCTGTTGCAATCAGCGCTCTACCCTCCTCCCCTTCTGTCTCTCCCCGTCTCCTCCTGCACTTGTGCTTCCCCTCCTAATCCCCCTACCTCCTtgactccactccccctcttcgcaACTCCAGCCCCCCCTTCTTTTGCCCTTTGCCTCCACTAAATTTCTGTCTTCCCCCTCCTTCCTGGAAGGCGCACTGCGACCTTCTCCTTCACTGTACTCCCGTACACCAGCTTACTCGCCAGTGAAGCGGCTCCCCTCTTGGTCAGGTTCCTCTATTTAACCCCCATCTGcatcccccctgcccccgccaTCTGCGCTCTGTCAATGTTGAGTCCAACCCCTCTTGACTCTCGCAACATACATTCCAGCCCGTGTGCCATCACTGCCTGCCCAGACCATTATTTTGGACAAATTTGTTGGCCTCCTCCGGGGCGTCGAAATAACTTTCCCCTGCTTTGTGATCCATAACTTGGCAGGGTAAAGCACAGCAATCCACATTTTGCGTGTGTATAGGGCGGATTTGGCAGCGTTAAATTCAGCCCGTCGCTTGGCAAGGTTTGCAATAATGTCTTGGTAGAAGTGAATGGGATATCCTTCCCATCCTCTCGcaccttcgcccacctcaggatccactCCTTGTCCTGATACTTGTGGAACTTTACAATTATCGCCCATGGAAGTTCCCTAGCTCTGGGCGGCTGCCGAGGTGACCTGTGGGCGTGGTCCACCCCTGGGGCTTGGCAAAGCCCTCCTCGCCAACCAGTTTCCCGAGCATCGTCGCTGTGTATTAAGTGGGGTTCCTACCCTGCATACGTTCCCACAGCCCCACGATTCCTAGATTTTAGTGTCAAGACCTGTTCTGGTCGTCTATTGTTTCTTTCAGGTCTCTCTGGGTCTTGATCAGGCTCGCCAGCTTCACTTTGAGTGCCCTGATCTAGTCCCCTTGATCCTTAGTGGCCTCCTGGAGGTCTTTCACCATCGACTCTTGGGCCTCAGGCCGCCGCTCTCCATTTTTGCCATTGCCTCCCTCATGGGGACAGTTGCCGTCTCGACAGGAGGCCTCTCTTCAGCTCCTCCCTGTGTCTTTGGAGCTCGGAGGTGATGAAGTCCATGAGTTTGTCCATCAGCACTGGAGTTTGCGCTGGGAACTCTGCAAGGTCAGTCCTTTCTGGTTCCGTGCCACCTCATGTGGCTGCCGGCTCCAAGGCCGAGGTTCCCCCCCCTCGTCCTTGCTGGCTTTTCTGCTGGGAGGTCGGCTCTTTCCCACTCTTTCTTCCTATTTCTCGTTGATGTGGTTTCTGGGGGTTAAGCtgtggggttgggggatgggggtggggttgtggataTTATGGTGCCTGTTTGATGGGGTTAAAAGGTCGTATTCGAGAATTTCATATGAGACCCACATTACATGTGACCGCTCAAATCATGGCCCCAACCAGAAGTCGAAATCACGAGTGTTCTATGTGCCGAAAGCAGTGCTAGTCCCGGAGCGATTCAGGTCCCGTTAATGGGATAGCACCATGTACAATCCGCGCAATTCAAAGGCATGTCAACGCTCATCCCAACCATGATAATGGCATTGgtcccagtgggcagtcagcggtgtgcgcagccgcatggctgccttggagGCTGCAGCAATGGCCATGGTCCATGCCATGCCCTACGGCAAACCTCCTAGCCTCCCCCCGCtattcccccagccctggcagatgcctccctgcctgcgacacaactgtccgcacactatagcgatgttggacactgtttctacccccccccccccccccccctgcaccctcaGCAGCCTGTTTCCAGATTTAAAATATCACAAGTGAACCTAACCGtcaggtaattcctcctggcggaggcgtaatattgtggaagatccggaAAATACCAGactgggcccattaatgatatgccaacagcctttactgtacaatttgcatggccaTGCTGGCACGTGGCATAGAACGCATTcacggcactggagcatggcatccaTCCTCAATTTTCGACTGACAGTGGAGTTTCCGCACAATCATGTTTTCCGATTCCACCactggccgacggagaatcccgcccattatctttcaATTATCAGTATTTAGCATTGCTGAAAAATGAAAGTGCTGAAGCTTCA
It contains:
- the gpr63 gene encoding probable G-protein coupled receptor 63, whose translation is MVYSPLLTADAGTSNSTIVTYEHAYFNSTAHPVIHNEMELSVNEGSATYKTAEGNSMENSTAMPSRSDYGSLGLPMQVLLSAVMVVIALISFLGNFIVCLMVYQKAAMRSAINILLASLAFADMMLAVMNMPFALITVNTTHWIFGGIFCRVSAMFFWLFVIEGVVILLIISIDRFLIIVQRQDKLNPYRAKLLIAISWGMSFCMAFPLALGSPHLPVPSRAPQCVFGYSTDPGYRAYVLLIIIVFFFIPFMLMLYSFMGILNTVRHNAIRIHSSSDSICLGQASKLGLMSLQRPCQLSIDMSFKTRAFTTILILFIVFIVCSAPFTTYSLVSTFNSSFYHKDNFFEISTWLLWLSYLKSALNPLIYYWRIKKFRDACLELMPKTFKFLPQLPGRTRRRIRPSSIYVCGEHRSVV